DNA from Petropleomorpha daqingensis:
TTCGAGCGGCGCACCGGGCTGCCGGTCGTGGTCAACACCAGCCTGAACACCGCGGGGCGCCCGATGGTCGACGACCCCCGCGACGCCCTCGAGTGCTTCGGCTCGGCGCCGGTCGACCTGCTGGCCATCGGCCCGTTCGTCGTCCGCCGTCCGAAGCCCACGTCGCGCTGACACACCCGACCCGGTACTGAACCGCAGGCCAGAGGGCTGCCGAACATCGGTTGTGCGCTACACGGACGGGTGAGATCCGTTTCCACGCAACACATCTGCGGGTAGCGCACGGCCGGACCGCCGAGTCGTGGCGGAGGACTGATCTTCTGGAGGACACGAGATGACCGCTTCGGCGGACAACACCAGCACCGGGGCCAGGCCCTGGCCGCAGATCCTCGCGCTCGTCTTCGGCGCGGTGTACCTGCTGGTCGGGATCGTCGGCTTCTTCGTCACCGGCTTCGACAACTTCGCCGACAACAGCCAGCACGAGATGCTGCTGTTCTTCATGATCAACCCGCTGCACAACGTCGTGCACATCGTGATCGGCCTCGCCGGCCTGCTCCTCGCGCGCACCCTGACCGGTGCCCGCACCTACGGCTGGCTGCTCGCGGTGGGCTACGCCGCGGCCTTCGTCTACGGCCTGATCGCCGTCGGCGAGAGCTGGGACTTCCTGAACATCAACGCCGCCGACAACGTGCTGCACATCCTCACCGCGGTCGTCGGCCTGGTCATCGCGCTCGCCCCCGTGCGCACCGCGACGGCCGCTCGCACCGCCTGATCCACCCGCACGACCGGTCCGGCCGGTTCCGCAACGAAAACGTGCGCGGAACCGGCCGGATCCATGTGTGAAACCGTCGATCCTGGGAAAGCGGCGCGGCACGGGTGACCCGGCAGGGAGGGACGACGCCCGTCCGGACCCCGAGGGGGCGGCCATGGACGACGATCCCGTCCTCCGCGCGCTGGCGGAGGCGCTGGAGCGGGACGACCCGCAGCTGGCTGCGCTGCTGCGCGCCGGGCCTACCCAGCACGTGCGCCGCGTCCTCGCCGCACCGGCGCGGCCGGCCGCTCCTCCTGGGGATCGTCCCCGCTACCGCCGCCGGCCGCCCGGCTGGGTGCTCTGGCTGGGGTGCGCGCTGGCCGCCGGGCTCGTCGTCCTCGCCAGCATCCCGCTCGGCCTGGCCGCCTTCGGCGTGCTCGGCATCGTGCTGCTCATGCTCTCGCCGCTGGTCGCCTGCCTCTGGTGCGCCACCATCGACGAGATGCGCCCACCGGAGCGGCCGGCCGGATCCTGACCCCGCTGCGCCGGGCATCGGCGGGGCGTTTACGTTGCGGTCATGGACTTCGCCCTGTCGGCACGCGCCGAGGACGTCTGCGGCCGCATGTGGGACTTCATGCGCGAGAGCGTCTTCCCCGCCGAACCGGTCTACGACGAGTGGCGGGCCGCCCGCGGCCACGACAACCACGAGCACCCGCCGGTCCTCGAGGAGCTGAAGGCCGACGCGCGCAAGCGCGGGCTGTGGAACCTGTTCCACCACGAGCTCGGCGGGATGTCCAACCTCGAGTACGCCTCGGTCGCCGAGATCATGGGCTGGTCGCCGACCCTCGCGCCCGAGGCCACCAACTGCGGGGCGCCGGACACCGGCAACATGGAGACGCTCATGCTGTTCGGCACGCCCGAGCAGAAGGAGCGCTGGCTGGAGCCGCTGCTCGAGGGCGAGATCCGCTCCGGCTTCGCCATGACCGAGCCCGACGTCGCCTCCTCCGACGCCCGCAACATCCAGACCTCGATCGTCCGGGACGGCGACGAGTACGTGATCAACGGGCGCAAGTGGTGGACGACGGGCGCCGCCGACGAGCGCTGCCAGATCTTCATCGTCATGGGCAAGACCGACCCCGACGGCCCGGCCCACCGCCAGCAGTCGATGGTGCTGGTCCCCCGCGACACCCCCGGTCTCGAGATCGTCCGGCACCTGCCGGTGTTCGGCTACCAGGACCAGCACGGGCACAGCGAGCTGCGCTTCACCGACGTCCGCGTCCCCGTCTCGAACATCCTCGCCGGCGAGGGCGACGGCTTCATGATCGCCCAGGCCCGGCTCGGCCCCGGCCGCATCCACCACTGCATGCGCGCCATCGGCATGGCCGAGCGGGCGCTCGCGCTCATGGTGGAGCGGTCGAAGGCGCGTGTCGCCTTCGGCCGTCCGCTCGCCGAGCAGGGCACCGTCCGCGAGCAGATCGCCCTGTCCCGCATCGAGATCGACCAGGCCCGCCTGCTCACGCTGAAGACCGCCGACCTCATCGACAAGTACGGCGCCAAGGGCGCCCGCACCGAGATCGCCGCGATCAAGGTGGCCGCGCCGAAGGTGTGCCTCGACGTCATCGACCGCGCGATCCAGATCCACGGCGGGGCCGGGGTCAGCGACGACACCCGGCTGGCGCGGATGTGGGCCAGCGCCCGCACGCTGCGGATCGTGGACGGTCCCGACGCCGTCCACATCCGGTCGGTGGCCCGCGAGGAGCTGAACCGGGAGCGCCCCTACTCCAGCTGAAACCGGCGCAGCGATCCGCCCCTCGGGGCCCCGACGTGCGGGATCATCCCGGGCGGACGGGAGCGGAGGGATGACGTCGTGCTGAACCCTGGCGCCGTCTTCGCCGGCTACCGCATCGAGGGGCTGATCGGCGAGGGCGGCATGGGCGCGGTCTACCTCGCCCGGCACCCGAGGCTGCCGCGGTACGACGCGCTCAAGGTGCTGCACCCCCGGCTGACCACCGAGTCCTCCTACGCCAGCCGCTTCGAGCGCGAGGCCGACGCCGCCGCCCAGCTCTCCCACCCCTCGGTCGTCGCCGTCTACGACCGGGGCATGGAGGGCGACCAGCTGTGGATCAGCATGCAGTACGTCCGCGGCACCGACGCCGCGGCGGAGCTGCGCATGCACGGGCCCATGTCGCTGCGGCGGGCGGTCGCCGTCGTCAGCGCCGTGGCCGACGCGCTCGACCACGCGCACGCGCACGGCCTGGTGCACCGCGACGTCAAGCCGGACAACATCCTGCTCACCCCGACCGACACCGGCGGCGAGCGGGCGATGCTCACCGACTTCGGCATCGCCTCGGTGACCGGCCACACCGCGCTGACCAGCACCGGCTCGTTCGTCGCCACGATGGCCTACGCCCCGATCGAGCAGCTGGAGGGCCGCGGGGTCGACGCCCGCACCGACGTCTACGCCCTCGGCGCCGTCCTGTTCGAGCTGCTCACCGGCGTGCGCCCGTTCGCCGACCTCGGCATCGAGGCGGTCTACGCGGCGAAGATCCGCGGCGAGGTCCCCGACCTGGCGCCCCTGCGGCCCGATCTCCCGGACGCCGTCGGCGCCGTCGTCCGCCGGGCCATGGCCGGTCAGCCGCAGGCGCGCTACGCCACCTGCGGCGAGCTGGCCGAGGCGCTGCGGCTGGCGGCCGCACCTCCGGCTCCACCGCCGCCTCCCCCGACGGCGCCCCAGCCGCAGCAGCAACCGGCTCCGGACGGCGCCACCCGCGTCGCCCCGCCCGTCGGACCGCAGCCGTCGGTGCCGGTCCCGCCGCCGTCGTGGCAGACCGGCCCGGTCCCGCCGCCCCGCCGCCGGTCCCGCACCGGGCTGATCGTCGGGGCGCTGCTGCTCGTGCTGGTCGTGGCCGGCGGCATCGTCACGTTCGTGCTGCTCGGCGGCGGACCGGGCACCCCGGCGGCGCTGAAGGCCACCACCGCCGACGGCGAGGTGCACCTCCGGTGGGACGCGGTGCGCGGGGCCGACCGCTACGAGATCACCCGCGACGGCACGCGGCTGACCGACACCGACGCGACCCGCTACACCGACGCCTCGGTGGAGGGCGGCGTCCGCTACCGCTACCAGGTCACCGCGGTCACCGGCTCCGGCGACCGGTCGGAGCCGGCGTCGTTCGCGCCGATCACCGCCGCGATCGGCGCACCGCGGATCTCCCGGCCCGCCGTCGACGGGCTGGCGGTCACGCTGACCTGGACCGCCGTGCCCGGCGCCGAGCACTACGAGGTCGCCCGGGAGGGGACCGCGCTCGACCGGGTCAGCGGCACCACGTACACCGACCGGCAGGCGCCGGTCGGCCGCGTCCGCTACCAGGTGAAGGCCGTGGACGAGGACGGCGAGGGCGGCTCGTCGTCGGCCAGCGCGGTTGCCGACGTCGAGCCGTGGGCAGGTATCCAGCCCGTGGCGTCGGCACTCCCGTCGCTGGTCCCGGCAGCCCCCGACCAGAACCTCGACACGCCGGTCGGCACGCACAGCTGCGTGGTCGGCGACGTCAGCGGGACCCAGGCGGTGGAAGGGATCGACTGCACCTTCGACAACGGGATCAAGGCCTTCATCAACCGGTTCCCGGACGCGGCGACGCTGGCCGACGTCGTCCAGTTCTACAACTACGGGAACGGGCAGGTGATCACGACGTGGTCCTGCGACCAGAAGACGCAGGGCAACTTCACCCAGTGGACCAACCCCAGCGACGGGACGCCGTTCGAGCTGCTCACGTTCGTCGACAAGGACCTCGCGTTGTTCAACGTGTACGTGACCTGGTCGGCCGACCACACGGTCGACGACCTGTACAACACGTTCTTCCTCTCGGGCATCACGTGCTCGTGACGCCCGGCTGACGACATGGACGGCGGCGGCGCTCCCGAACCCACGACCCGGCGGCGGTCCCGCGGTCCCGGTGGCGTGCTGGCCGCCGCCGTGGCGCTCGTGCTCGTCTTCGTCGCCGTCCGGCTGACCTCGTCGCCCGCCCCCGTGCAGGAGCACGACCGGACCGACCCGAGCCCCCCGGTGCGGACCCATCCGGTCGAGTTCTTCGACATCGCGACCCGCGGCACGCTCGCCGACGACGCGGCCTGGGTGTCGGGTGTCGCGTCGATCCCCGCCGTCTCCGGGTTGCCGGCCGAGCGGCACGTGACGCTCGCGACCGACGCGCCCGAGGAGCGGATCGCCTTCGTCCTCGGCCGCGACAGCGACCAGACGGTGGCAGCCTGGCTCGTCGGGCCCTCCGGGGCGCCCCCCGAGCAGATGACCCTCGCGACCGCGCCGTTCGCGGTCAGCGGCTGGGACCCGGTCGCGCTGTGGGACGTGCCGCCCGCGCAGTGGACGGGAGGCCTACTGGTCGTCGTCGGGCACCCGGGCGACCAGATCTCCTTCCTGCTGGGGCGCGCGGTCACCGCCGGTGGCGAGGTGGAGCGCGTCGCCAACCGGCTGCCGGTCACCGACGGCATCTCCGTCGCGCCCGTCGGCCCGCCGCCGGCCCCCTCGGGCACCCTCGTGCTGGTCGACGCCGACTCCATCGGCGGCTGGCGGACCTCCCCGGTGCTCAGCGACCGGGCCCGGGCGATCGCCGAGGCGCCGGTGCAGCCCGCCGATCCGCGGCAGCTGCGGGGCTCGGTCGACGAGGGCCGGCTGCAGTCGCTGCTGCGCGACATGGTCGCCGCCTACGGCATCCCGGCGTCGATGATCTCGCCGGTGCTGCTCGCGACCGGACCGATCGGGGACGGCGGCGACCAGGCGGTCCTCGTCGGGGCCACGCTGCCGACCGGTGCGACCGTGGCCTGGCTCGGGGTGGCCGGGAGCGGCCAGGGCGATCCGCTGATCCGCGTGGTCCGCACGGTCCCCGCGGCGTCGGGCACGGCCCTGCTGGACAGGGTGATCGCCGTCCCGGCGGGCTGGGCGGTGTCGCGGCTCCCGCTACCCCCGGGAAACGGGCCGCCCGGCTGGCTGGTGGTCAGCGGTCCCCGGAACGGGACGACGGCCGAGGCGCTCGCCGCGAACGGCAACACCCTGGGGAGCTTCCCCCTGATCGCCGGCGCCGGCGTGGGCGCGGTGGCGCCCGGCACGGTCGGGATCCGCGTCCTCGACGCCAGCGGCGTCGACCTCGGCGACGGGCCGCTCGCCGAACTGCCGGGCTGAGCTCAGCGCAGGGACGGAGCCTCGGGCGCGGCAACGCTGGCGCGCCCGAGGACGGCGACCTCTCCCACGTCGTCGGGGGAGAGGGGTGCCATGGCTCCACCATGCCAGTCGTCTCAGACGTCTTCTACGCAGGCAGGACGTGATCCCGGTCACTCCCGGGGCAGCACGGGCTCCTGCCCGGGCGCCCAGGCCCAGGTGAAGCCCACGGTCACGCCCTCTGCGGAGTCCACGAAGCGGTGCGCCGCGTGCTCGGCGTCGAGGGTGACCACCTCGGCGGCCCGCACCGTCGCGTCCGGGCCGAAGCCGTCCCAGACCGCCCACTCCAGCCGGGCCGGCAACCGCAGCGGGGAGAACTCCACGCGCATGTCGAGCCGCTCGACGCGCTGCCGCATGCCGCGGCGCAGCTGCGGCGGCGGCACCGAGCGCCAGTCGAAGAGGGTCTCGTACTCCATCGCGGCCGTCTCCCCCACCGCCAGCGTGCGCGGCAGCACGAGGTCGACTGCCGTGAGCCCGTGGGCGTCGGGCCGGGGAGCACCCGCGCGGCAGCCCCGGACCGCCCGCACCCGGGCCTCCCGGCTGTCGAACCGGTAGGTGTAGGTGGCCAGTCCCGGTCGCAGCGCGCGCAGGACGTGCACGGTGCGATGGCGCGCCGGCAGCCCGTCCGCGCCGACCACGTGCCACTCGTGCAGCGACACCGTGCGGTGCGCCGGCCCCGCCCCCGTCACCCGTTGCCTCCCCGTCGAAGCGACCGGTACCGAAACGCCGCTCCCACCTGCGCGGATCCGGAACGGGTGAGAACCTACCGGGGAGCGACGGAAGGAGCACGGTGGAGGCTCGGGGTCGTTCGGAACCGCACCGGATCGCCGTCGTCGCGGACGATTCCGCTGCCCGGGAGAACCTCCGCGCCGCCGTCGACCGGGTGCCCGGCACCCAGGTGGTGGCCTGGTCGGAGCGGGTGGGCCA
Protein-coding regions in this window:
- a CDS encoding DUF4383 domain-containing protein, with amino-acid sequence MTASADNTSTGARPWPQILALVFGAVYLLVGIVGFFVTGFDNFADNSQHEMLLFFMINPLHNVVHIVIGLAGLLLARTLTGARTYGWLLAVGYAAAFVYGLIAVGESWDFLNINAADNVLHILTAVVGLVIALAPVRTATAARTA
- a CDS encoding acyl-CoA dehydrogenase family protein codes for the protein MDFALSARAEDVCGRMWDFMRESVFPAEPVYDEWRAARGHDNHEHPPVLEELKADARKRGLWNLFHHELGGMSNLEYASVAEIMGWSPTLAPEATNCGAPDTGNMETLMLFGTPEQKERWLEPLLEGEIRSGFAMTEPDVASSDARNIQTSIVRDGDEYVINGRKWWTTGAADERCQIFIVMGKTDPDGPAHRQQSMVLVPRDTPGLEIVRHLPVFGYQDQHGHSELRFTDVRVPVSNILAGEGDGFMIAQARLGPGRIHHCMRAIGMAERALALMVERSKARVAFGRPLAEQGTVREQIALSRIEIDQARLLTLKTADLIDKYGAKGARTEIAAIKVAAPKVCLDVIDRAIQIHGGAGVSDDTRLARMWASARTLRIVDGPDAVHIRSVAREELNRERPYSS
- a CDS encoding protein kinase domain-containing protein, whose translation is MLNPGAVFAGYRIEGLIGEGGMGAVYLARHPRLPRYDALKVLHPRLTTESSYASRFEREADAAAQLSHPSVVAVYDRGMEGDQLWISMQYVRGTDAAAELRMHGPMSLRRAVAVVSAVADALDHAHAHGLVHRDVKPDNILLTPTDTGGERAMLTDFGIASVTGHTALTSTGSFVATMAYAPIEQLEGRGVDARTDVYALGAVLFELLTGVRPFADLGIEAVYAAKIRGEVPDLAPLRPDLPDAVGAVVRRAMAGQPQARYATCGELAEALRLAAAPPAPPPPPPTAPQPQQQPAPDGATRVAPPVGPQPSVPVPPPSWQTGPVPPPRRRSRTGLIVGALLLVLVVAGGIVTFVLLGGGPGTPAALKATTADGEVHLRWDAVRGADRYEITRDGTRLTDTDATRYTDASVEGGVRYRYQVTAVTGSGDRSEPASFAPITAAIGAPRISRPAVDGLAVTLTWTAVPGAEHYEVAREGTALDRVSGTTYTDRQAPVGRVRYQVKAVDEDGEGGSSSASAVADVEPWAGIQPVASALPSLVPAAPDQNLDTPVGTHSCVVGDVSGTQAVEGIDCTFDNGIKAFINRFPDAATLADVVQFYNYGNGQVITTWSCDQKTQGNFTQWTNPSDGTPFELLTFVDKDLALFNVYVTWSADHTVDDLYNTFFLSGITCS